The Octadecabacter arcticus 238 genome contains a region encoding:
- a CDS encoding site-specific tyrosine recombinase XerD, whose amino-acid sequence MTAADRPNAHWIQAFLEAQAAELDAATNTQLAYARDLMDFSDWLADTHFAAVAQDHVEKYLIWCDAQGLAKATRARRLSAIKQLFRFAFEEGWRVDNPAIQISGPGRDKRLPKTLSHSEVDALLNAARDAKKDPLRTTCLMELLYATGMRVTELVSLPVSAARGDPRMLLVRGKGDKERMVPLSPPARAATAVWLKTRDKAEDATFKDGTPRSKFLFPSRGKLGHLTRQSFFNLIKDLATAGGVTRSKVTPHTLRHAFATHLLEGGADLRSIQTLLGHVDVATTEIYTHVLDERLKQLVLEHHPLAQNRVQDD is encoded by the coding sequence ATGACGGCTGCGGACCGCCCAAATGCCCATTGGATACAGGCGTTTCTAGAAGCACAAGCGGCGGAGCTTGACGCGGCCACCAACACACAGCTCGCCTATGCCCGCGACCTGATGGATTTTTCAGATTGGCTGGCGGACACCCATTTTGCCGCTGTCGCGCAAGACCATGTGGAAAAATATCTAATCTGGTGCGACGCGCAGGGTTTGGCCAAGGCGACCCGCGCGCGACGGCTGTCGGCGATCAAACAATTGTTTCGGTTTGCGTTTGAAGAAGGCTGGCGGGTCGACAATCCGGCGATCCAGATATCTGGCCCGGGTCGCGACAAACGTCTGCCAAAAACGCTCAGCCATAGTGAAGTCGACGCACTTCTTAACGCGGCCCGCGATGCCAAAAAAGACCCGCTGCGCACGACCTGTTTGATGGAACTGTTGTATGCCACGGGCATGCGCGTCACAGAATTGGTGTCTCTGCCAGTGTCAGCAGCACGGGGCGATCCACGCATGTTGTTGGTGCGCGGCAAGGGCGACAAAGAACGCATGGTGCCGCTGTCGCCGCCCGCGCGCGCCGCCACGGCCGTCTGGCTGAAAACCCGCGACAAAGCAGAAGACGCCACTTTCAAAGATGGCACACCACGCTCAAAATTTCTGTTTCCGTCGCGCGGTAAACTTGGCCATTTGACGCGGCAAAGCTTCTTTAACCTAATCAAAGATCTTGCCACAGCGGGTGGCGTGACACGCTCCAAAGTAACGCCGCACACGCTGCGCCACGCCTTTGCCACCCATCTGCTTGAGGGCGGCGCTGACCTGCGATCGATCCAGACGCTTTTGGGCCATGTGGACGTGGCCACGACCGAAATATACACCCATGTGCTGGATGAGCGGCTGAAACAACTTGTGCTCGAACATCATCCACTTGCGCAAAATAGGGTGCAAGACGATTGA
- a CDS encoding shikimate kinase, giving the protein MDNLENAQTTQPAYHLRATVVLVGMMGSGKTAIGRAMAMKLGVPYVDSDAEIEAAANATIAEIFARSGEPFFRNREAEVIARLLQSDPCVLSTGGGAYLAERNRAAISKHGVAVWLDADLDLLWERVQHKDTRPLLRTPDPRKTLGEIFKDRAPIYQMADLRVEAKPEFSIDEMTVEVLRVLATRADVLEPVT; this is encoded by the coding sequence ATGGACAACCTTGAGAACGCTCAAACAACCCAGCCAGCGTATCATTTGCGCGCCACTGTGGTCCTTGTGGGCATGATGGGATCGGGCAAAACTGCCATCGGTCGGGCCATGGCGATGAAATTGGGTGTGCCTTACGTCGATTCTGATGCTGAAATCGAAGCCGCCGCCAATGCCACCATCGCAGAGATTTTCGCCCGCTCGGGAGAACCATTTTTTCGCAACCGCGAGGCTGAAGTTATCGCGCGTTTGCTGCAATCGGACCCTTGTGTGTTGTCTACAGGTGGCGGCGCCTATCTGGCAGAGCGCAACCGTGCTGCAATTTCCAAGCACGGCGTAGCGGTGTGGTTGGACGCCGATCTTGATCTTCTCTGGGAGAGGGTTCAACACAAGGACACGCGTCCGCTTTTACGCACGCCTGATCCACGCAAAACCCTAGGCGAAATTTTCAAAGATCGCGCGCCGATTTATCAAATGGCCGATCTACGCGTCGAAGCGAAGCCTGAATTTTCCATTGATGAGATGACTGTCGAGGTGCTGCGCGTGCTGGCCACCCGTGCGGACGTGCTGGAGCCTGTGACATGA